CATGCGTTCTTCCAGCCAGTAGTGGCCCGCCAGCAGTTGCTGCAACGGTTCCTGCCATTGATCGGGCTGAATTTCGGCCAGGAAACCCAGACGGCCCAGTTTGACGCCGATCATGGGCACGTGGAAGCGAGCGCCCAGGCGTGCGGCGCGCAGCATGGTGCCATCACCGCCGAGGGTGATGAGGAGATCGAGTTCCTGCACATGAGCGCTGATTTCTTGTTCTTCCCAGGCCGAGAAGAGCGACGGCTGACCCCCCCGGCGCTGAATCTCCGTCGCGATCCGTTCCGCCAACGGCAGAGCGTCCGGCTTTTTGGGATGGTGTAAAATACCGATGCGGCGCAGAGTCGGATTGTCTGGTGCATGATTTGGCATAGCGGCTATTGTATCAGACCGATGATGGAGGGTCAATTTGACCTCAAACTTGATGGAACGCCCCAGCGACGCGGCGCCAATGCGCATCCTGTTGACCGGGCACAAAGGGCACGTAATAGTTGACGCGGTCGAGCAGGCCGGCATAGCGCTGCTGAATCTGCGCCGCCAACTCGTCCGGCGCGCCGCTGACGGCAAAGATCTCCAGCATGTCATCGGTGATCAGGCTGGCCATCTCCTGCCACTGCTGGCGCGCGGCCAACATGCCCAGTTTCTCCGCGGTCTCCAGCCAGCCGTGTACTTCCATCACACTGTGATAGCTTGGGGTGGACGCGTAGAAGGCGATTTGGCTGCGCACGGCCTGGCGTGAGGCGGCCAGCGCTTCGGCATCCTGACCGGTGATGACAAAGACCGAGCTGGAGAGGCTGATATCGCTGCGCTGACGGCCGCTGCGCACCAGTCCAATGCCGATATTGGGCAGTGTGACCTCCTGCAGGTACTTGACGGTGTGGAAGGGGTGGACATGGAAACCTTCGCACAACTCGCCGGCCAACTGACACAGCCCCTTGTTCACGCCCGCGATGTAGATGGGGATGCGCGGATGTTCGATGGGGCCAGGGTTGAAGAAGGGGGACATCAACGTCAGCTTGTAATACTCGCCGCGAAAGTTGAGGCGTGCGCCGTTCTGCCAGCAGTTCCACAGGGCGCGCATGCCCAGGATCATCTCACGCAGGCGCGCGCTGGGCGAATCCCAGGCCATGCCAAAGCGGCGCTCGATATGCGCCTTGACCTGCGTGCCCAACCCCAGGATGAAACGCCCGTGCGAGAGCGCCTGCAGGTCCCAGGCGGTGTAGGCCAGTTCAGTGGGACTGCGCGAGAACGCGACCGCGATGGCCGTGCCCAGTTCGATGCGCCGGGTGTGTTCGGCCGCCAGCACCAGGGGCAAGAAAGCATCGTGCTGCGTTTCGGCCGTCCATAGGCCATCGAAGCCCAGTTCTTCAGCCGCACGCGCGGCCGTGCCGGCATCATGGATGCCCTGTTCGTAAGACAAAACGACATCAATCTTCATCGCTCTTCACTCCCGCATCACGCGTTATTTCAAGGCAGCCAGGCGCTGTTGTGCCTGCACGTTGTCCGGCTCCAGGAACAGCACCGCCAGCAGCGAACGCCGGGCCGCGGTCAGGTCGCCCTGGCGCTGCTGCACATCGGCCAGCAGCAGATAGGCCAGGCTGTACGTTGGATCAATCTGCGTCGCCAACTGCAAATCGGTCAGCGCCTCGGCCGGGCGGTCGAAGCGCTGGCTGAACGTGCCACGGTTGACGGCCATGACGGCATGGGCGCGACGAATCTTGCGCGCCGGCTCATCCAGGTAGCGATTGGCGGCGATGGCCTCGCTGAATGGCGTTACGTTCCAGGCTAAGGGCGGCAGGGCCGGCGCCCCTGTGGGCGCTTGGGGCAGCAGACGCAAGAGCACCCCGCCGGGCAGTGCCTGGCCGCTCAGGTCCAGCTCAAACTGGCGCAAATGCCCCAGCGCCTCCGGCGTCACATAGACCGGCCGCGTGGCCAGTGCGCTTCGAAGCAGCGCTTGCCACAGGGCCGTGTAACGCTGACTGATCTCCGCATCATCTTCGGCCAGTTGATCGGCTTCGAACTGACGCAGCTTGACCAGGAAGGCTTCGTGCTCGGCTGTCACCGGCGTCAGCAGATCAGGATGGCTCAGTTCGATCTGGCGGTGATACCAGGGGCGATTCTGAAACAGCAGCACATCGAGCACGGCGACATCGGGCCGCTGCTGATCCACCCCTTGCAGCGTCAACAGCGGCGCGTAGAGCTGCCAGTCGCCGGTCAGGATCAGGGCGTTAGGCGCGGCCTCGTCCAGGGCGTTCTGCGCATAGAGAGCCGGATAGATGTAATGGCGATGATCGGCCTCGCGCCAGTTCCAGGCCAGGGTGAGCAGGGGCAGGAGCAGCACGGTCAGCGGCAGCAGACGTCGCCAGCCAGCCGGCGCGGGGAGCGGCGCCCGGCGCCGCTGGTCGGCGCCTCGCGCCGGCTGGGACGGCGGGCGGCGGCTCGTCCTGGTGCGATTTTCGCTCGCCTTGGTGCGTTCAGCGGGCCGTGCCGGCGCGGGGACCACCGCGTTCAGTCCCAGCGCCCAATCGCGCAGCCACTGCCAGGCCGCGGCCAGCCACAGGGTTGAGACCAGGAACGAGGCCAGGTAATAGGCGTCACGATCATCGGCGATTTCGTAGATGACCGCGTAGCTGACGCCGAAGAACGCCACGAGCAGGCTAAAGAGGGTCAGGGCACGGTCACGGCGCCACAGCGCCCACACGCCGCCGAGAAGCAGCGGGACCGCCAGCGGCGTGAACTGCTGCGTCCACAGCAACAGCCCAGCGACCAGCTCACGCCCCATGCTCTCCCATGTGCCGCCGAACAGATTGACGCGGTACTGCTTGCCGCTCACATGCCACCACAGGCGCTCCAGGTTGTGCGGGTCGCCCCAATTGAGCAGCGGATCCTGGCTGGCGCGCCAGGGCAGATAGAGGTAGATCAACGCGCCCAGGGCCAGCGCCAGCGCGCTGAGGGCGATCAGCCGCAGGTTCAAGCCGCGGCGGTTGCTCCACAGCCAGAAGATGATGGCCGGCGCCAACAGGCCGATCGTCAGGTTATGGTTGCCCAGGGCCAGGCCGTAGACCAGGGCGGCCAGGATCAGCCAGCGGCCGGCCTGTCGCGGCGGCTCCCCCTGCTGCACATGGTGGCGCCAGGCCAGCAGCAGGCACAAGATGGTGGCCGTCAGGAAGACGTGCAGGCTGTAGACTTCGGCCACCACGCTCCATGCCCACAGCGTGCGCGAGAACGCGAAGGTCAGGGTGACCGCCACGCCGATGACTGCTGAGACAGCCAGAAACCAGGGAGCAGAGACGAGGGAATCGCCATTGATCCCCGGCCTCTGTCCCCTGGTTTCGGGCTGCAGCGCCGCGCGCAACAGCAGGTAGGTCATGCCCACGGCGGCCGCACCCCAAAAGGCAGACATAGCATTGAGGCGCTGGGCGATGCTGCCGATGGGCAGCAGGTGGCTGAAAAGCCAGCCCAAGACGATCCACAAGGGAAAACCGGGCGCATGCGCCACTCCGGGCAACCAGGCCGCCAGGATCAACTCGCCACTGTCGGTGGGCGGAATACTGGGCGCTAATGTCACCAGGTACAGGAGCAGGGCGCCGAGAGCGAGCGCCAGCGCGGTCAGGCGCGGGTGATGAACGATGCGCTCTGCGCTGCGCCGCAGCCGTTCAGTTGGCGTCATCGGCGTCAGCGGTGGCATCAGCTTCTTCATCGAACGCATCGTCGGCGTCGGCCTCGACGCTGAGGAGAGCCAGGGCCGCGTCTGCGAACTCCTGCGGCACCAATACACGCACAACGCCCAGGGGGACGCTGGGCACGGGGAAGAGACTGGTGCCCATGCTCTCGTACTGTAGAGCCGCCGGGATACCGGCGCTCTCCAGCCGGCCACGGATGATCTCTCCGTTGAGTTCGCCGGCGGCTTCAGCCACGATCACCAGTCCCTCCGGCGCGTGGTGTCGCGACGCGTGGTGGGTGGGTTGCGCGCCTGCATTTTCTTGCGCTGTTTGTGCCATGGGTTTCTCTCCTGTGGTGTGATATGTTGTCTGCTGACCGTGGGCGACCGCGAGCGGCACCCATCTGATTATAGCATGTCCGGTGCAGAGGTGACAAGGCGCCGGGCGCGTGCGCTTGGCGGCCGCCTGCTGCCGGGCGTTGTTTGCGCGAAATGCACTCTTGACCTACAATCTGCCCGCCATCCAAACAGAACGACGAGGCAGATTATGTGGCAATATGCGATGGGCTGGCGTGAGATTTTCACCCGCATCCTGGGCGATTTTACCGTGGAAGAGAACGTCACGCCAGCTTGGTTACGCAATCCAAACACCAAACGACTCCTCAAGCTCGATCTTTTCTATCCTGATGTCGGGGTCGCTGTGCGGCTGCAAGGACTGCAAGGTCAACGCAAGGTGCGCAAGAGCGATCAGGAGGAGCTGGAAGAAGTGCAGCGCGATGAGTTGCGCGAGGAGCTGTGCCGCCAGCACGGTGTGCGTCTGATCAATGTGGATCTGGCTGCGGAGGAAACGCGCGTCGTTTTCAATGAGTTGAGCCGCGCCCTGGCCACGGCCTCGCGCGTGGTGGCGCAAAGCGATAGCCGCAGCGTGGACAAGGGACGCTTGATGCCCAACCTGGCCCAGGCGCGCCAGACGCTGGAACGGGTGCGCATGCAGGTGCGCCGGTCAGAGGATGTGGCGCAGTACGCGGATGCCTGGCGCGATCGGGAGATGGCCGCCATCGCGACGGCCCAGGCCGAAGCCAAGCCGGCGAACGCACCCGGCGGCTCGCTGTTCAAATCAGGCCGCATCATCGCCACCGTCTACAAGCCCGGCGCCGAGGTCAAGCATGACCGCTTCGGTCGGGGTACGGTCGTCGCCGCGCAGCCAGACGGCAATGACATGGCGATTACCATTTCCTTCGTCACCGCCGGCGAGCGCAGATTCCTGGTCAGCCTCGTGCAAGACAAACTCACCCTGGTTTAGCAGAAAAACCTCACACAAAGACACCAATCTGGCTCACACAGGGACACCAGGACACCAAGAAGGATTCTCTGAACCCTTTGTGTTCTTTGTGTCCCTGTGTGAGAATTTACGGAATGGATGCCAGGGGAATCGGTGCGAAGAGCAGGATGAAGATTACGATGGCGATGGCGCCCAGCCAGCGTCGCGGGGGATCAAGCCTGGTGATCTCATCGAGTGGCGCGGGATGTTCCAGGCCGGTCACGAAGTAGATCAGCGCCGCCCAGACGTACCAACCGCTCCAGGCCAATGCGCCCAGCACCAGCAGCACGGCCAGCACACCGTAACCGAGCCAGCGTGAGGTCACACCCAGGGCGTAGAGGATGTGTCCGCCGTCCAGTTGACCCACCGGCAGCAGGTTGAAGGCCGTCACCAGCAGGCCAAACCAGGCCGCGAATGCCATCGAGCTGAGGTGGACATCCACGCCGTTGCCCGGCAGCCATTGGTGATAGATCAACAGCTTGAGCAGGCCATAGAGCAGCGAATTGCCCTCCTGCAGACCGCCGCCGCCGCTGATGATCGGCCTGACCGGCGAAGTGAGCAGGCCGATGACCAGCAGCGGCAGGGCCACGACCAGGCCGGCGAGCGGCCCGGCCACCGCGACATCGAACAGGGCGCGGCGATTCTCCACAGGTGATTTCATCTTGATGAACGCGCCGAAGGTGCCCAAGCCAAACGGCACCGGGATGAAGTAGGGCAGGGTCACGTCCACCTTGTGCCAGCGAGCCACGAAATAGTGCCCCAGTTCGTGGGTGCCCAGGATGGCGAGCAGGGTGAAGGAGAAGGGAACACCGGCCAGCCACGCGGCCAGGGTGCTGGGCAGGCCGCCATCCGCCATCTCCATGCTGGCGCCGATGAAGAGCGTCGTCAGCAGCGTCAAGAGGAAGAGCGCCGCGTTGATCCACGCCCGCGCAGGCTGGGCCGTGGTGACGCCGGGCATGGCGAGCACCACATCCTCATCACCGGCGCGGCGTAAAATTGGGGTGTAGCCGAGACGCTGAAAGCGGCCGCGGATGATGGGAAACGCCTGCTCGGCCGCGTTGAGCAGACGGCCGCCAAAGCGGATCGGCTGTTCCGCATTGACCGGAAAAGTAATAGATTCTATGGAGAACTGATCCTGCAATTCACTGCGCAAAGCTCGCACCGCCGTCTCGTCCAGGCCTGGGGCCGGAGCCGCCGGCCCGGACGAAGCAGCCGGGAGTAAAGTTGAAGAAGTAGTCATGAACTCCCTTTGCCCGCGACTCGCCGGGGCAGGGCGGCGATGAACTCACCCTTGACTTTGGCCTGACCGTTTTGATCCACGGCCTCGACCTCGCCGCGCACGCGGGCTTCACCTGCGACCTCGAATTTTTCGACCACCTGGCCGCGACAGGTGATGACATCACCGGCGCGGCTGATGGCGGTGAAGCGGACGGCAATTTTGCGCACCTGCCGCGGCTCGATCCAATTCGTTACCACGCGGCCGAGCAGCCCGGCAACCAACATGCCGTGCGCGATGACGCCGTTATTGCCGGCCTCGATGCCGGCCTGTTCCACGGTATGAATGGGATTGAAATCACCGGACGCGCCGGAATAGCGCACAAACTGGATCTGCGTCAGCGGCTCATTCACCACGGTGGGCAGCGCGGAGCCGATCTGAATATCGTCGAAGTAAATGGTCATTTTCGCCTCATTTTCTCGGCTGCACGCCTATCGCCGCAGGACCATCGTGGCCCGTGCTATGACCACCACCTGATCACTCTGATTGCGGTAGGTGGCCCGCGTCTTGACGAAATCCATGATGCCCGAACGCCCTTCTTTGGTTTCGATGCTCACAATTTCGAGACGCCCCGTGATCTCGTCGCCGGCCTGCAGGACATCGAAATACTCATACTCCTCCTCGCCGTGCAGCAGGCGCATGATGTTGCCCCCCATCTGGGTGAGGATGCCCCGCGTTTCCGTGCCGCCCCAGAAGCGGAACAACGTTGGAAAGGTGACCGGCGCCACCAGGTCACGATAGCCGGCCGCGCGAGCGGCCTCCACGTCGTGAAAAAGCGGGTTGGGATCGCCGAGCGCCGTGGCCAATTCACGAATCTTGCTACGATCCACCTGGTAGCGAATGAGCGGCAGTTCTTTGCCGATGTAGCTGGTATCGAGCATAAAAAGCTCCTCCAAGATAATGGTGCCGCAACCTGTCCGATTGCGCCCGCCCGCGAAGGCACAGTCGTATCATCTTCATCATAACACAGACCGGGCGATCTTCGTAAAACGCTCAGAGGTTTGACCATCCTTGCCCTGGCGTGTTATGATGGGCCTACCAGTGCCACTCCCAATGACCGGCGATGGTCTGAATGTCCAGCAGGGTCACGCGGCCGTCGCGATCCAGGTCGAAGCGGGCGTTGAAGCCGCCGCCGGCCAGGGTTGCGTTCCAGGCCTCAGCCGCCGCGACGATGTCGGTGAGGTTGACCATCCCATCGCAGTTGATGTCATAGCGGGCGCAGGTGCGGAATTCGGCCGGCGCGGACAACAGCGTACCCCCGGCCGCCTGTGCGCCGGCCTGGTTCGTCACAACCTGGTTGACCAGCGCGGTGCTGCGTATCTGCGCGGTGATGGTCACGACCAGGAGTGCATTGGGCGGCACGTCGCCGAACCAATGCGCGTTTTGACCGTTGAATCCGGCCTGGCCCGGCCGGTTACTGGTGATGGTCAGCGGCAGGAGCACGGGCGGGAGTGGGTCGCTCACCAGCACGTCGCGCAGCCAATCGTTGTTCGGATTGTCCAGGCCGATGGTGTAGGTGACCACCGAGCCGATGATCGGATCAGGCGCGTCGACGCGCTTGTAGAGGCAGGCCCCCTCCGGCCGCAGCAGGGCAAAAGCGCCTGTGTGGCTCACCGGGAACGAGACGACATGCACCGGCAGTTCGTTGACCAGCCCGAGCGGCGTCCAGCCCTGGCCGGTTGCCCCGTACTGATTGAGCGTCAAACAACTGGGGCGGCCGCCGGGGAGTTCATCGTCACGCACGTTGAGCCACAGGGCCAGCGGCGCCTCCAAATCGGCGGCCGCTTCGCTGACCGCGGTTGCGCCGGCCACACTGAAGCCGGTGCGCGCGGCAATCAGGCGCTGGCCGGGCGGCGCCGGCGGCTGACCGCGGGCATCCCAGAGGATGGCGGGTTGCTGGGCGGCCGACCCGGTACGCGCCAGGTGCGCGTCAGCGCGCGGCGAGTGGGCCGTATCATGCACGCTGGGCGCGCCGTCGCTGAGGGCAAAGGGCGCCACAGTCTCCAGCCCGCCCTGCGCGGTGATGTGCAGAAAGCCGGCAAAATCGGGCAGGGGCGCGAGGAAAGTGGCGACGGAGATGCCGGACTGGCTGCTGAGAGGCAGGTTCAGCGGTGGGCTGGCGCTGCCGCGTTCGTAGAGGGACACACTTAGTCCGCTCAATCCGCCGACGCCGCTCAGGTTGACCGTGACCTGGCGGCTGGCGGAAGGTGTGAACGACAGGTTGGGCGACCAGCCGGGCGCAGTCAGAGTCAGGGTCAGCGCGGTGATGGGACCGGCTACGACGGTGCGCGTATAAACCACGCCTTCCGGGTCAATCACTAGCAGCTCGTCGCCGCCATAAACGCCAAGCAGGCGCAGGGTGTTGCCCGCGGTAATGACGCCCTGGCTGACCAGACGCGGCCCGCTGGGGCGATTCAGCCCGGCGAATTGATAGACCTGTAACTCGCCCACCGAGCCGGGTGCGCCGAACACGGCCAGGGTGCGCACCGGCGGCGCGCTGGGGCTGGGCACAACCTGGATCGAGGTCAGCCCGGGCGGCGCCGCTTCTGGGCCAGGGTTCGGGCCGTTCACCGGCATTTGGATCTGCCAGCGCGGCGGGGAGTTGGTGTCCCCAAAGCGGGAGGCCAGCGTCTCCCAGTCCGACAGGTGGTACATCTGGAATTGGATCGTCTGACGGCAGCGCCCTGTCCACTGCATGGGATTGCCGTCGCGGCGCAGGGCAAATTCGTTGGCTTTGTACTGGTACGACATGAGCGAGGCCCAATCGGCCGCGTAGCCAGGATCGGACGGCGAGATGGTGCAGTAGGAGGAAAAATCGGTCCCGTCCGGGGCCAGGCCCAGGTATTCATCGAACAGCGCCAGTCCGTAATGGCCGAACTCATGCACCAGGGTGCGGGCGCCGGTCGGCTGGCTCCAAAGGCCCTGGTTGGCGCTGTTGCCATCCCAGCCGCGGCCCACGCGCAAATGACCAGGGCGGAAGCCGATGCCGTTGCCCAGTTGCGTCACGTTGGATACGATACCGCCGACGTCGGCGTTGGGCCAGACATCGTTGCCGGCCATAATCTGAAAATCGGCATCGCGCCAGTGTTCAGCACCGGCCACGATCAGCGCCCGCCCCAGGGTCATTTGACCGTTGCTGGCGTCGAACAGATCGGCGCCAAAGGCAGACAGCGCGTTGGCAAAGACAGCCAGCTCGGGGGCCTCATGCGCGTCCCATTCCAGGGAGATCACCAGGTTGAAGAGCACCAGCGGCGCGTCGGCGCGGGTGGTCAAAAGGATGGGAAGGCCAGGGCTGCTGACCGTCGGCGAGATGAGCGCGCCGTCCGTTCCCACGGTCCAATTCGTGTTGACCGTGACGTAGGCGATGTTGCCGGTGGCGCCGAAGGGTGCGAAGGCGGGAAAAGGGTGGAATTCCTTCGTGGTTGTGACAAAACGTTGTGGCGCCAGCGCCAACAGGCAATCGCCCGGCGCAAGATCGAGCAGGATGGGATATGACGCAGGATTCGTTACGGTGGTGACCGTGGGGTCATGGCAATTGTTGCGCAGCGTCAGCACCAGGGCCGGCTGCAAAGCCCCGGCCTCGTTTCTTACCTCCAGCAGCGTTGGGGTGGTTGGCGCTGTGTCCTGCGCCAGGGCCGGTGACGGGCTGAGCAACAGCCAGAGCGTGGCGATCAGCCCAAAAGACACGGCCGCCGCCATCAGCAGGCGTAAGGCCCATTTTCCCCGCACCCATCTTGGTGTTCGTTGCTTCTGCAAGTCCCCTGGTGTACGTGTGGTCATCGTTGTTACTCCCAACCGGTCAATCCCCGGTCTGTTTTCATGCATGAGGTTCATGCGTTCATGAACGATCTGTGGCTGGCTGCCCTGCCCCGCTGGCTCGATCCCCCACTGTGGCAAACCGTATGTCAGGCGCTCGCTGCGGCCCTGGCGGCGCGTGACTGGGACGACCTGCTGCCCCACCTGACCCCGCAGCCGGAAGGTCGGTGGCAACTGACGCAGCGCGCTGAACACCTGGCCGCGGCACGTGCGGCCGATCCTGCCGCCTGCCAGCAGTGGCACCTGGCGTTCGTTCAGGCTCTGCGTCAGCGCGCAGCGGTGGCGGAGGCGGTCTACCATTTCGAGCAGGCCGGCAACCTGTGCCTGGCGCGCCTGGCCTACAACGAGTTAGCGCAACTCGTGACCGCCCATGAGCCGACGTACCTGCCTGTGCCCCGGTTTGCCCACCTGCTGACCTACTATCGGGCCGTGCTGGCCGTCGAGCAGCATGCCTGGGACGAAGCCGCCGCGCTGCTCACCGACCTGCGTCGCCTGCCCAACCTGGACGCCGATCTATACGCCCGTTCCACCAACACCCTGGGCGTGCAGGCCTACCATCAGGCTCAGTATGATACCAGCTTTCGCTATTATCAGGAAGCGCACCAGGCCTTTCAACAACTGGGTGACGGTCTGGGTCAACTGCGTGCGCTCATCAACATGGCCATCGTTCACAATCTGCTCGGTCAGTTTCATGACGCGATTGCCCGCCTGCAAGATGCGCTGACCTGGGCGCACACCCTGCACGAGGCGGTTTGGGAGAGCTGGATTCTCAATGAGCTGGGCATCAACTACAAGGATCTCGGCCATTGGGAGAATGCGCAGGCCCATTTGGAGCAGGCGCTGGCGATGTCACGCGCGCTCAATCGGGTGCGGGGCAGCGCGACGGCCCTGGCCAACCTGGGCGAGCTTTTTCTCCTGCTCGGCCAGACCGCCGCCGCCGAGCAGCACTTTCAGGAAGCGCTGCAACTGGCCGGTTCGCCCTTCGTGACCATCGAGGTGCTGGGGAATCTGGGCCTGCTGCGCCAGTTGCAGGGTCAAGCTGCCGCGGCCGCCGACTTTTTTCGCCAGGCTTTGGCTCACGCCGCAGAAATCCACAGCGCTTCGTACCAGGTACACAGTCATTACCGCCTGGGCACCCTGGCCTGGCAGCAGGGTGATCTGCCGGCGGCCCGACTCGCCTTCGAGCAGGCCATTCATCTCATCGAAGCGCTGCGCAGCCAGATTCGGACCGAAGATGTGCGCATCCACCTTTTTGGCGGCTGGCAGCAGGTTTACAGCGCACTTTTTCTGCTGGCCCTGGCCCAGGGCGACACCGCGGCCGCGCTCACTTACGCCGAACAGGCGCGTGCGCGTGCCTTTCTCGACTTGCTCAGCGATCGCACCAGCAATCCCGCCGCGTTGGGCGAGCCGCTGACCGCGGCGGCCATCCAGGCACACCTGCCGGCCGCCATGCTGCTCCTGGTCTATTTCAACACGA
This genomic window from Candidatus Amarolinea dominans contains:
- a CDS encoding TIGR03617 family F420-dependent LLM class oxidoreductase is translated as MKIDVVLSYEQGIHDAGTAARAAEELGFDGLWTAETQHDAFLPLVLAAEHTRRIELGTAIAVAFSRSPTELAYTAWDLQALSHGRFILGLGTQVKAHIERRFGMAWDSPSARLREMILGMRALWNCWQNGARLNFRGEYYKLTLMSPFFNPGPIEHPRIPIYIAGVNKGLCQLAGELCEGFHVHPFHTVKYLQEVTLPNIGIGLVRSGRQRSDISLSSSVFVITGQDAEALAASRQAVRSQIAFYASTPSYHSVMEVHGWLETAEKLGMLAARQQWQEMASLITDDMLEIFAVSGAPDELAAQIQQRYAGLLDRVNYYVPFVPGQQDAHWRRVAGAFHQV
- a CDS encoding DUF2723 domain-containing protein — encoded protein: MKKLMPPLTPMTPTERLRRSAERIVHHPRLTALALALGALLLYLVTLAPSIPPTDSGELILAAWLPGVAHAPGFPLWIVLGWLFSHLLPIGSIAQRLNAMSAFWGAAAVGMTYLLLRAALQPETRGQRPGINGDSLVSAPWFLAVSAVIGVAVTLTFAFSRTLWAWSVVAEVYSLHVFLTATILCLLLAWRHHVQQGEPPRQAGRWLILAALVYGLALGNHNLTIGLLAPAIIFWLWSNRRGLNLRLIALSALALALGALIYLYLPWRASQDPLLNWGDPHNLERLWWHVSGKQYRVNLFGGTWESMGRELVAGLLLWTQQFTPLAVPLLLGGVWALWRRDRALTLFSLLVAFFGVSYAVIYEIADDRDAYYLASFLVSTLWLAAAWQWLRDWALGLNAVVPAPARPAERTKASENRTRTSRRPPSQPARGADQRRRAPLPAPAGWRRLLPLTVLLLPLLTLAWNWREADHRHYIYPALYAQNALDEAAPNALILTGDWQLYAPLLTLQGVDQQRPDVAVLDVLLFQNRPWYHRQIELSHPDLLTPVTAEHEAFLVKLRQFEADQLAEDDAEISQRYTALWQALLRSALATRPVYVTPEALGHLRQFELDLSGQALPGGVLLRLLPQAPTGAPALPPLAWNVTPFSEAIAANRYLDEPARKIRRAHAVMAVNRGTFSQRFDRPAEALTDLQLATQIDPTYSLAYLLLADVQQRQGDLTAARRSLLAVLFLEPDNVQAQQRLAALK
- a CDS encoding DUF2007 domain-containing protein, with translation MAQTAQENAGAQPTHHASRHHAPEGLVIVAEAAGELNGEIIRGRLESAGIPAALQYESMGTSLFPVPSVPLGVVRVLVPQEFADAALALLSVEADADDAFDEEADATADADDAN
- a CDS encoding site-2 protease family protein codes for the protein MTTSSTLLPAASSGPAAPAPGLDETAVRALRSELQDQFSIESITFPVNAEQPIRFGGRLLNAAEQAFPIIRGRFQRLGYTPILRRAGDEDVVLAMPGVTTAQPARAWINAALFLLTLLTTLFIGASMEMADGGLPSTLAAWLAGVPFSFTLLAILGTHELGHYFVARWHKVDVTLPYFIPVPFGLGTFGAFIKMKSPVENRRALFDVAVAGPLAGLVVALPLLVIGLLTSPVRPIISGGGGLQEGNSLLYGLLKLLIYHQWLPGNGVDVHLSSMAFAAWFGLLVTAFNLLPVGQLDGGHILYALGVTSRWLGYGVLAVLLVLGALAWSGWYVWAALIYFVTGLEHPAPLDEITRLDPPRRWLGAIAIVIFILLFAPIPLASIP
- a CDS encoding dehydratase, with protein sequence MTIYFDDIQIGSALPTVVNEPLTQIQFVRYSGASGDFNPIHTVEQAGIEAGNNGVIAHGMLVAGLLGRVVTNWIEPRQVRKIAVRFTAISRAGDVITCRGQVVEKFEVAGEARVRGEVEAVDQNGQAKVKGEFIAALPRRVAGKGSS
- a CDS encoding MaoC family dehydratase N-terminal domain-containing protein, which gives rise to MLDTSYIGKELPLIRYQVDRSKIRELATALGDPNPLFHDVEAARAAGYRDLVAPVTFPTLFRFWGGTETRGILTQMGGNIMRLLHGEEEYEYFDVLQAGDEITGRLEIVSIETKEGRSGIMDFVKTRATYRNQSDQVVVIARATMVLRR
- a CDS encoding DUF11 domain-containing protein — translated: MTTRTPGDLQKQRTPRWVRGKWALRLLMAAAVSFGLIATLWLLLSPSPALAQDTAPTTPTLLEVRNEAGALQPALVLTLRNNCHDPTVTTVTNPASYPILLDLAPGDCLLALAPQRFVTTTKEFHPFPAFAPFGATGNIAYVTVNTNWTVGTDGALISPTVSSPGLPILLTTRADAPLVLFNLVISLEWDAHEAPELAVFANALSAFGADLFDASNGQMTLGRALIVAGAEHWRDADFQIMAGNDVWPNADVGGIVSNVTQLGNGIGFRPGHLRVGRGWDGNSANQGLWSQPTGARTLVHEFGHYGLALFDEYLGLAPDGTDFSSYCTISPSDPGYAADWASLMSYQYKANEFALRRDGNPMQWTGRCRQTIQFQMYHLSDWETLASRFGDTNSPPRWQIQMPVNGPNPGPEAAPPGLTSIQVVPSPSAPPVRTLAVFGAPGSVGELQVYQFAGLNRPSGPRLVSQGVITAGNTLRLLGVYGGDELLVIDPEGVVYTRTVVAGPITALTLTLTAPGWSPNLSFTPSASRQVTVNLSGVGGLSGLSVSLYERGSASPPLNLPLSSQSGISVATFLAPLPDFAGFLHITAQGGLETVAPFALSDGAPSVHDTAHSPRADAHLARTGSAAQQPAILWDARGQPPAPPGQRLIAARTGFSVAGATAVSEAAADLEAPLALWLNVRDDELPGGRPSCLTLNQYGATGQGWTPLGLVNELPVHVVSFPVSHTGAFALLRPEGACLYKRVDAPDPIIGSVVTYTIGLDNPNNDWLRDVLVSDPLPPVLLPLTITSNRPGQAGFNGQNAHWFGDVPPNALLVVTITAQIRSTALVNQVVTNQAGAQAAGGTLLSAPAEFRTCARYDINCDGMVNLTDIVAAAEAWNATLAGGGFNARFDLDRDGRVTLLDIQTIAGHWEWHW
- a CDS encoding CHAT domain-containing protein; amino-acid sequence: MNDLWLAALPRWLDPPLWQTVCQALAAALAARDWDDLLPHLTPQPEGRWQLTQRAEHLAAARAADPAACQQWHLAFVQALRQRAAVAEAVYHFEQAGNLCLARLAYNELAQLVTAHEPTYLPVPRFAHLLTYYRAVLAVEQHAWDEAAALLTDLRRLPNLDADLYARSTNTLGVQAYHQAQYDTSFRYYQEAHQAFQQLGDGLGQLRALINMAIVHNLLGQFHDAIARLQDALTWAHTLHEAVWESWILNELGINYKDLGHWENAQAHLEQALAMSRALNRVRGSATALANLGELFLLLGQTAAAEQHFQEALQLAGSPFVTIEVLGNLGLLRQLQGQAAAAADFFRQALAHAAEIHSASYQVHSHYRLGTLAWQQGDLPAARLAFEQAIHLIEALRSQIRTEDVRIHLFGGWQQVYSALFLLALAQGDTAAALTYAEQARARAFLDLLSDRTSNPAALGEPLTAAAIQAHLPAAMLLLVYFNTNAPARFLPVADWLRRYQPALSELLFPAERTVLLVVTTQAIEAFTLALDAPSALRRAFAADRRALAGMIPGADGRLAAPWVTQSLGTLLLGPVQAHLATARQIAIVPHGPLHYVPFAALRTVTGAACFAPACDLLLAPSASVLLTHSRRQNHVQPGATPLVVGYAPDLRHAEAEANTVAALLGGQLLLGPAATQEALLREAATASLIHLSCHGTFDAQAPLHSGLHLADGVLTAAALLDRPPFLQAELVTLSACESGRSGVLGGDELLGLVRAFLVAGAPAALVSLWAVDELSTRLLMQFFYATLAEGVPAAAALRQAQQRLAGLTASALRAVLAAEGLPPALISRELARLRQACATLSNRRYILSHPYYWAGFVLIGSGVSG